From Deinococcus aestuarii, one genomic window encodes:
- a CDS encoding enoyl-CoA hydratase-related protein translates to MTAQPVILAQTRAGVRTLTLNRPDRLNAANDTLLLTLTEELKIAGADPAVRVVVITGAGRGFCAGQDLGDVSGRDMTFTEHLRATYNPLIRTIRGLSKPVITAVNGVAAGAGASLALSGDIRLWAGSASLIEVFSNIALVPDSGSTWFLPRLVGPHRAFELMALAGRVGAEDGLRLGLCEHVYPDETFADEVQAYAERLAARPANALGLTKQALNFAVTSTLEEALDREAELQQLAGDHWEHEEGVRAFKEKRAPDFVREG, encoded by the coding sequence ATGACGGCCCAACCTGTGATCCTCGCCCAGACCCGCGCGGGTGTGCGCACCCTCACCCTCAACCGTCCGGACCGCCTCAACGCGGCGAACGACACCCTGCTCCTCACCCTGACCGAGGAGCTGAAGATCGCAGGCGCCGATCCTGCCGTGCGCGTCGTGGTGATCACGGGGGCGGGGCGGGGCTTTTGCGCCGGGCAGGATTTGGGCGACGTGTCGGGGCGCGACATGACCTTCACCGAGCACCTGCGGGCGACCTACAACCCCCTGATCCGCACCATCCGGGGGCTGAGCAAGCCCGTCATCACCGCCGTGAACGGCGTGGCGGCGGGGGCGGGGGCGAGCCTGGCGCTCTCCGGCGATATTCGGCTCTGGGCGGGGTCGGCGAGCCTGATCGAGGTCTTTTCCAACATCGCCCTCGTGCCGGATTCGGGGAGCACGTGGTTCCTGCCGCGTCTCGTCGGTCCCCACCGCGCCTTCGAGCTGATGGCCCTCGCGGGGCGCGTGGGAGCGGAGGACGGGCTGCGGCTGGGCCTGTGTGAGCACGTCTACCCCGACGAGACCTTTGCCGACGAGGTGCAGGCCTATGCCGAGCGGCTGGCGGCGCGGCCCGCCAACGCCCTGGGACTCACCAAGCAGGCGCTCAACTTTGCCGTGACGAGCACCCTGGAGGAGGCGCTCGACCGGGAGGCCGAACTTCAGCAGCTCGCCGGGGACCACTGGGAACACGAGGAGGGCGTGCGCGCCTTCAAGGAGAAGCGGGCGCCGGACTTCGTGCGGGAGGGGTGA
- a CDS encoding peptidase C39 family protein, with protein sequence MRSPLLLALLLAGGAEALTMTYPNSTTVLHERAGDWATAERRGVEVRGDLLTLAPGAATGTLTGAPLGVAPFDELVPSWNAVTPGGGSVSVEVRAQTGSGWSRWFSFGTWSSAEGRTSLNGQRDGAGQVLTDTLRLAARAGAYQYRVTLRGAGTGVRLLAFNTSDRAKRAAGLGQPGDRRAWGKVNDVPRRSQMLYEGGGEVWCSPTSVSMILAGHGVNVTVPQAAKGTYDRAYEGTGNWPFNTAYAGALGLRAFVTRLPSLAEAERYTAAGMPLAVSLGWKKGELPGAPLSYSDGHLMVLVGFDPAGNPVLNDPAAPTDAGVRRTYPRAAFERLWLTHSGGLGYVIAPPGAPLP encoded by the coding sequence ATGCGCTCACCTCTCTTACTGGCGCTGCTCCTCGCGGGCGGCGCGGAGGCCCTCACGATGACGTACCCCAACTCCACCACCGTCCTCCACGAGCGCGCGGGCGACTGGGCCACGGCCGAGCGGCGCGGGGTGGAGGTCCGCGGCGACCTCCTCACCCTCGCTCCCGGCGCGGCCACGGGCACGCTGACGGGGGCGCCGCTGGGGGTCGCCCCCTTCGACGAACTCGTGCCGTCGTGGAACGCGGTGACGCCGGGCGGGGGCAGCGTGAGCGTCGAGGTGCGGGCGCAGACGGGGAGCGGGTGGAGCCGCTGGTTTTCCTTCGGCACCTGGAGCAGCGCTGAAGGGCGCACCAGCCTGAACGGGCAGAGGGACGGCGCGGGGCAGGTGCTGACGGACACCCTGCGGCTGGCGGCCAGGGCGGGCGCCTACCAGTACCGGGTGACCTTGCGGGGGGCGGGGACGGGGGTGCGCCTCCTCGCCTTCAACACGAGTGACCGCGCGAAACGGGCGGCGGGGCTGGGACAGCCGGGCGACCGCCGCGCCTGGGGCAAGGTGAACGACGTGCCCCGGCGCTCGCAGATGCTCTACGAAGGCGGCGGCGAGGTGTGGTGCAGCCCGACGAGCGTCTCGATGATCCTCGCCGGGCACGGGGTAAACGTCACGGTGCCCCAGGCCGCGAAGGGCACCTACGACCGCGCCTACGAGGGCACCGGCAACTGGCCCTTCAACACCGCCTACGCGGGGGCGCTGGGCCTGCGCGCCTTCGTCACCCGACTGCCCAGCCTCGCGGAGGCCGAGCGGTACACGGCGGCGGGGATGCCGCTGGCGGTCAGCCTGGGGTGGAAGAAGGGCGAGTTGCCCGGCGCGCCCCTGAGCTACAGCGACGGGCACCTGATGGTCCTGGTGGGCTTCGACCCGGCGGGGAACCCGGTGCTCAACGACCCCGCCGCCCCCACCGACGCGGGCGTGCGCCGGACCTACCCGCGCGCGGCCTTCGAGCGGCTGTGGCTCACCCACAGCGGGGGGCTGGGGTACGTGATCGCGCCGCCCGGGGCGCCGTTGCCCTGA
- a CDS encoding MGMT family protein, whose protein sequence is MASDVPGEGTEANFRQQVLALVARIPPGRVMTYGQLALLAGRPGPGGARLAGFVMGSLAGKVQTGEEALPWQRVINAQGRVSTHKLGFGDVQERLLEAEGVTFDEAGRCDLARLQWWPEEEGRDAPPDALL, encoded by the coding sequence GTGGCGAGTGACGTGCCCGGCGAGGGGACGGAGGCGAACTTCCGGCAGCAGGTCCTGGCCCTCGTGGCGCGGATTCCGCCGGGACGGGTGATGACCTACGGGCAACTCGCGCTCCTGGCGGGGAGGCCTGGGCCGGGCGGGGCGCGGCTGGCGGGCTTTGTCATGGGCAGCCTCGCGGGAAAGGTGCAGACGGGCGAGGAGGCCCTCCCCTGGCAGCGGGTGATCAACGCCCAGGGCCGCGTGAGCACCCACAAGCTGGGGTTCGGCGACGTGCAGGAGCGGCTGCTGGAGGCCGAGGGGGTGACCTTCGACGAGGCCGGACGCTGCGACCTCGCCCGGTTGCAGTGGTGGCCGGAGGAGGAGGGCCGGGACGCGCCCCCGGACGCCCTGCTCTGA
- a CDS encoding long-chain fatty acid--CoA ligase has translation MQGNMMDVPLTVPFLLERARTIFAGREVVSLLPGGRDEAGQPIPRKHRTTYGEVADRALRLAAGLQGLGLQPGDRVATLAVNSYRHLEAYLGVPSGGFVIHTVNIRLHAEQIAWILGHAEDRVLIVENVFAGLIPALRAACPKIEHVFVLGPTPDPVEGAEDYDAWVMGQEPLSRYPQISETDAAGMCYTSGTTGNPKGVVYTHRSTILHSLASAPKDMLNVGESDTVLPIVPMFHVNAWGLPYTCAMYGSKQVFAGVFSDGRNVAGLLQDEEVTITAGVPTIWMGLLAELDRAKAEGHPYDLHRLERLVVGGSAAPESLIRAFEDRHDLSLAHAWGMTETHPLGTASKVPAGMDERSDEGYALRAKQGRPAPLVFLDILSEDGERLPHDGKTMGRLVARGPWIASGYFKGEGGGNFFEMDGELWFDTGDIATLDERGFMHIQDRAKDLIKSGGEWISSVDLENAIMAHPAVAQCAVIAMDDPKWDERPLAVVVTRPGMSVTHEEIVGFLAPKFAKWWLPDATAVAESIPIGATGKFLKRELREQYRGYGNAQKPGGPSTGD, from the coding sequence ATGCAAGGCAACATGATGGACGTTCCGCTCACGGTCCCCTTCCTGCTGGAGCGGGCGCGCACGATCTTCGCCGGGCGGGAGGTCGTGAGCCTGCTGCCGGGCGGGCGCGACGAGGCGGGCCAGCCCATCCCGCGCAAGCACCGCACGACCTACGGCGAGGTCGCCGACCGGGCGCTGCGGCTCGCGGCGGGGTTGCAGGGGCTCGGCCTGCAACCGGGCGACCGGGTGGCGACCCTGGCCGTGAACTCCTACCGCCACCTGGAGGCGTACCTGGGCGTGCCGAGCGGCGGCTTCGTGATCCACACGGTCAACATCCGCCTGCACGCCGAGCAGATCGCCTGGATTCTGGGCCACGCGGAAGACCGGGTGCTGATCGTCGAGAACGTCTTCGCGGGGTTGATCCCGGCCCTGCGCGCCGCGTGCCCGAAGATCGAGCACGTGTTCGTGCTGGGGCCGACGCCCGATCCCGTGGAGGGCGCCGAGGACTACGACGCCTGGGTGATGGGACAAGAACCGTTGAGCCGGTATCCCCAGATCAGCGAAACGGACGCGGCGGGGATGTGCTACACCAGCGGCACGACCGGGAATCCCAAGGGCGTGGTGTACACCCACCGCTCGACCATCCTGCACTCGCTCGCCTCCGCGCCCAAGGACATGCTGAACGTGGGCGAGAGCGACACGGTGCTGCCCATCGTGCCCATGTTCCACGTCAACGCCTGGGGCCTGCCGTACACCTGCGCGATGTACGGGTCCAAGCAGGTCTTCGCCGGGGTCTTCAGCGACGGGCGCAACGTGGCGGGGCTGTTGCAAGACGAGGAGGTCACGATCACGGCGGGCGTGCCGACGATCTGGATGGGCCTCCTCGCCGAACTCGACCGCGCGAAGGCCGAGGGCCACCCCTACGACCTGCACCGCCTGGAGCGGCTGGTGGTGGGCGGCAGCGCGGCGCCCGAGAGCCTGATCCGCGCCTTCGAGGACCGCCACGACCTCTCGCTCGCCCACGCCTGGGGCATGACCGAGACGCACCCGCTGGGCACCGCGAGCAAGGTCCCCGCCGGGATGGACGAGCGCAGCGACGAGGGCTACGCCCTGCGCGCCAAGCAGGGCCGACCGGCGCCCCTCGTGTTCCTCGACATCCTGAGCGAGGACGGCGAGCGCCTTCCCCACGACGGCAAGACGATGGGGCGCCTCGTCGCGCGCGGGCCCTGGATCGCCTCGGGGTACTTCAAGGGCGAGGGCGGGGGCAACTTCTTCGAGATGGATGGCGAACTGTGGTTCGACACCGGGGACATCGCCACGCTCGACGAACGGGGCTTCATGCACATCCAGGACCGGGCCAAGGACCTGATCAAGTCGGGCGGCGAGTGGATCAGCTCGGTGGACTTGGAGAACGCGATCATGGCCCACCCCGCCGTCGCCCAGTGCGCGGTAATCGCCATGGACGACCCCAAGTGGGACGAGCGGCCCCTGGCGGTCGTGGTCACGCGCCCCGGCATGTCGGTCACCCACGAGGAGATCGTGGGCTTCCTCGCCCCGAAGTTCGCCAAGTGGTGGCTTCCCGACGCGACCGCCGTCGCCGAGAGCATCCCCATCGGCGCGACGGGCAAGTTCCTCAAGCGCGAATTGCGCGAGCAGTACCGGGGCTACGGGAACGCGCAGAAGCCGGGCGGGCCAAGCACCGGGGACTGA
- a CDS encoding alpha/beta hydrolase produces MAVSVQGTRVTFTPPPGAVGLVGDFTDWRKKPALPVVDGGPMTLTLPRGAWVEYAWLDAAGEPFADPDNPQRSLNPWWPYPRAVVVGEYARHPLWQGPDAVHQGTTHRLSWPGTVFPGTRRAIVHTPHGHDPSVPTPVYYVQDGVAFYRTGRLGEVMDRAVERGLASGAVLVFVEPGDRSEEYYLNGRYLDFLQGEVFPRVEGEYATVSERGLWGASLGGLISLYLGSAHPDLFRRVVSHSGALIARPGATYADGVIDTTTAGEWLRERLEAELPRHLRLSLDTGTLEWLTGPNRRMAALLADAGIEHQYREYPGGHNWVTWRGALPEAFLFMQGG; encoded by the coding sequence ATGGCCGTTTCCGTGCAGGGCACCCGCGTCACCTTCACCCCCCCGCCCGGCGCCGTGGGCTTGGTCGGCGACTTCACCGACTGGCGCAAGAAACCCGCCCTGCCCGTGGTGGACGGTGGGCCGATGACCCTGACGCTCCCGCGCGGGGCCTGGGTCGAGTACGCCTGGCTCGACGCGGCGGGCGAACCCTTCGCCGACCCCGACAACCCCCAGCGGTCCCTGAACCCCTGGTGGCCCTACCCCCGCGCCGTGGTCGTCGGCGAGTACGCCCGTCATCCCCTCTGGCAAGGACCCGACGCGGTGCACCAGGGCACCACCCACCGCCTGAGCTGGCCCGGCACCGTCTTCCCCGGCACCCGCCGCGCCATCGTCCACACGCCGCACGGACATGATCCGAGTGTCCCCACCCCCGTGTACTACGTGCAGGACGGGGTGGCCTTCTACCGCACGGGACGGCTGGGCGAGGTGATGGACCGGGCGGTGGAGCGGGGGCTGGCGTCAGGGGCCGTCCTCGTCTTCGTGGAGCCGGGGGACCGCAGCGAGGAGTATTACCTCAATGGCCGTTACCTGGACTTCCTGCAAGGCGAGGTCTTCCCGCGCGTGGAGGGCGAGTACGCCACCGTCTCCGAGCGGGGGCTGTGGGGCGCGAGCCTGGGCGGGCTGATCTCCCTGTACCTGGGCAGCGCACACCCCGACCTCTTCCGGCGGGTGGTGAGCCACTCGGGGGCCTTGATCGCCCGGCCCGGCGCAACGTACGCGGACGGCGTGATCGACACGACCACGGCGGGCGAGTGGCTGCGGGAGCGGCTGGAGGCGGAGTTGCCCCGCCACCTGCGGCTCAGTCTGGACACGGGCACCCTGGAGTGGCTGACCGGGCCGAACCGCCGCATGGCCGCCCTCCTCGCCGACGCCGGGATCGAGCACCAGTACCGGGAGTATCCCGGCGGCCACAACTGGGTGACGTGGCGGGGGGCGTTGCCGGAGGCGTTCCTGTTCATGCAGGGGGGGTGA
- a CDS encoding adenine deaminase, whose protein sequence is MRAAEAGGERAGRERLVRVARGLEEGDLLARGAQVVQPATGEVFGADVLVAEGRVAALVGTGAGARAARTVEARGAFLAPGFMDAHVHIESSLLTPARFAGAVLPRGTTAVVAEPHEVVNVLGAPGLAWMLEAGRTSGLRVFASVPSCVPASGFERGGARMDAAEVASALRLPGVLGLAELMNYPGVLGGDPHVWDVLDAGRGGRVDGHAAGVGGRDLMAYAAAGVHSDHEATTPDEARERLRAGLWLMVREGSAARNLEALLPVLRERPRRAMLVSDDVSVDELLELGHLDRLLRACVAGGLHPADAVALVTCNPAEYWGLRDLGLVAPGYHADFVLLRDLQGFEVLETFVGGREARAGGVTPPLADGGVDLGPGWDRATFEVPEHWPVMEVHPSQITTGVGAPGSGDARLVVADRYGREEHAACWTSGTGMTGGALGVSVLHDAHNVAVLGGTDADVRAAGRALEAMGGGVVVVAGGEVRAHLPLPFAGLMSDLPPREAAAGLAGVTAAARALGCTLPYPVTTLSFLGLSVIPALKLTPRGLLDVGAWRLLPREAKSSPDAPSARLERAGG, encoded by the coding sequence ATGAGGGCAGCGGAGGCAGGCGGGGAACGGGCGGGGCGGGAGCGGCTGGTGCGCGTGGCGCGCGGGCTGGAGGAGGGCGACCTCCTCGCGCGCGGGGCACAGGTGGTGCAGCCCGCGACGGGCGAGGTGTTCGGGGCGGACGTGCTCGTCGCGGAGGGGAGGGTCGCCGCCCTCGTGGGCACGGGCGCGGGCGCGCGGGCGGCGCGGACGGTGGAGGCGCGGGGGGCCTTCCTCGCGCCGGGTTTCATGGACGCGCACGTCCACATCGAGTCGAGCCTGCTGACGCCCGCCCGCTTCGCCGGGGCGGTGCTGCCGCGCGGCACGACGGCGGTGGTCGCCGAGCCGCACGAGGTCGTGAACGTGCTGGGGGCGCCCGGCCTCGCCTGGATGCTGGAGGCGGGGAGAACGTCCGGCCTGCGCGTCTTCGCCTCGGTGCCGTCGTGCGTGCCCGCCAGCGGGTTCGAGCGGGGTGGGGCGCGGATGGACGCGGCGGAGGTCGCCTCGGCCCTGCGCCTCCCCGGCGTCCTGGGCCTCGCCGAGCTGATGAACTACCCCGGCGTGCTGGGCGGCGACCCCCACGTCTGGGACGTGCTCGACGCGGGCCGGGGCGGGCGGGTGGACGGCCACGCGGCGGGTGTCGGTGGGCGCGACCTGATGGCCTACGCGGCGGCGGGCGTCCACTCCGACCACGAGGCGACCACCCCGGACGAGGCCCGCGAGCGGCTGCGTGCCGGGCTGTGGCTGATGGTCCGCGAGGGCTCGGCGGCCCGGAACCTGGAGGCCCTCCTCCCCGTCCTGCGGGAGCGACCCCGCCGCGCCATGCTCGTCAGCGACGACGTGAGCGTGGACGAACTGCTGGAGCTGGGGCACCTCGACCGCCTGCTGCGTGCCTGCGTGGCGGGCGGCCTGCACCCCGCCGACGCGGTGGCGCTCGTGACCTGCAATCCCGCCGAATACTGGGGGCTGCGCGACCTCGGACTCGTCGCGCCCGGCTATCACGCCGACTTCGTGCTGTTGCGCGACCTTCAGGGCTTCGAGGTGCTGGAGACGTTCGTGGGCGGGCGGGAGGCGCGGGCCGGGGGCGTGACCCCACCCCTGGCCGACGGCGGGGTGGACCTGGGGCCGGGGTGGGACCGGGCGACCTTCGAGGTGCCGGAACACTGGCCCGTCATGGAGGTGCACCCCAGCCAGATCACGACCGGGGTGGGGGCGCCGGGCAGCGGGGACGCACGGCTCGTCGTCGCCGACCGCTACGGGCGGGAAGAGCACGCGGCGTGCTGGACCTCCGGGACCGGGATGACGGGCGGGGCGCTGGGGGTGAGCGTGCTGCACGACGCCCACAATGTCGCGGTGCTGGGGGGCACGGACGCGGACGTGCGGGCGGCGGGCCGGGCATTAGAGGCGATGGGCGGCGGCGTGGTCGTGGTGGCGGGGGGCGAGGTGCGCGCTCATCTCCCCCTCCCCTTCGCGGGGCTGATGAGCGACCTGCCCCCGCGCGAGGCCGCCGCCGGGCTGGCGGGGGTGACGGCGGCGGCCCGCGCGCTGGGCTGTACCCTCCCCTACCCCGTCACCACCCTGAGCTTCCTGGGCCTGAGCGTGATCCCGGCCCTCAAGCTCACCCCGCGCGGCCTGCTCGACGTGGGGGCGTGGCGGCTCCTCC
- a CDS encoding RuvX/YqgF family protein, which translates to MTEPPASPAPAPVVLALDVSKSRIGFAVSAGRLAFGRGSVDRRRLPLDLKAVRLKVEETGAGTLLLGLPLRTDGAHSPSADRVRAFGRILAEQGYRVEYQDERFTTRRARALGASDEDEAAAVQILELYLMGQDREHPPE; encoded by the coding sequence ATGACCGAACCGCCCGCCTCCCCCGCCCCCGCCCCCGTCGTCCTCGCGCTCGACGTGAGCAAGAGCCGCATCGGGTTCGCGGTGAGCGCCGGGCGGCTGGCCTTCGGGCGGGGCAGCGTGGACCGGAGGCGGCTGCCCCTCGACCTCAAGGCGGTGCGGCTCAAGGTCGAGGAGACGGGCGCGGGGACGCTCCTGCTCGGCCTGCCGCTGCGCACGGACGGGGCGCACAGCCCCTCGGCGGACCGGGTGCGCGCCTTCGGCAGAATCCTGGCCGAGCAGGGCTACCGGGTCGAGTACCAGGACGAACGCTTCACCACCCGCCGCGCCCGCGCGCTGGGCGCCTCCGACGAGGACGAGGCGGCGGCGGTGCAGATTCTGGAACTGTACCTGATGGGCCAGGACCGGGAGCACCCACCGGAGTGA